In one window of Desulforhabdus amnigena DNA:
- the fusA gene encoding elongation factor G — MKDEIKSVRTFAIISHGGAGKTSLAEAMLFNAGVTTRLGKVDENTSIMDYEPEEIKRKITISTAFNTFTWKKHQLTVIDTPGDFNFIAETKTSMQGADAVLVLTDAIDGVRVQTEKVWEFANEMNQPRIIFVSKIDRERADFFKTVEDIQGNFGKSCVPLQVPIGVAENFKGIVDILTGKAYYFNKGESGEFEIQDMPSELADQVAQYKEELVERVAESNDALLEKYLEEGELSPEEVKNGLRGAVVSQKLVPITCGSGTGNLAIQPLMDLIVDCFPSPLDRGEKSGMNAQGDAEVIRQPAADAPFSALVIKTISDPYAGRLSVMRIFSGTLAPDSTVYNSTKGCKERFGQLLRLKGKNQEPLQIAGPGDIVAVAKLKETTTQDTLCSEKDIIVFPPVELPPAIYSLAVEPKSKGDEEKIFSSLSRLMEEDLTLKLERKEDTKEMILSGMGEIHIEATIDKLKRKFGVEVNLTLPKVTYKETIKGKTRVQGKYKKQSGGRGQYGDCWIEMEPLPRGEGFQFYDKIVGGVIPKQYIPAVEKGIAEALPEGPLAGYPVVDFKVDLVDGSFHPVDSSEMAFKIAGSMAFKKAVMEAKPTLLEPIMLMEITVPDDCMGDVIGDLNSRRGRVLGMESKGKKQIVKANVPLAEVLKYAPDLRSMTAGRGMFTMKFSHYEEVPGQLQEKIIEASKQEEK; from the coding sequence ATGAAAGATGAAATAAAAAGTGTTCGAACTTTCGCTATCATTTCCCATGGTGGTGCAGGTAAAACCTCTTTGGCCGAGGCTATGCTGTTCAATGCTGGAGTGACGACCCGCCTCGGAAAGGTGGATGAAAACACATCCATCATGGATTACGAACCCGAAGAGATAAAGCGAAAGATCACCATCAGCACAGCCTTCAATACTTTTACCTGGAAGAAGCATCAGCTTACAGTCATCGATACGCCGGGCGATTTCAATTTCATTGCCGAGACGAAAACTTCCATGCAGGGCGCCGACGCGGTTCTCGTTTTGACCGACGCCATCGACGGTGTGCGCGTGCAAACGGAGAAGGTGTGGGAATTTGCCAATGAAATGAATCAACCTAGAATCATCTTCGTGAGCAAGATCGATCGGGAAAGGGCGGATTTTTTCAAAACAGTTGAAGACATTCAAGGCAATTTTGGAAAATCCTGTGTGCCCCTTCAAGTCCCCATCGGGGTTGCGGAAAACTTCAAAGGGATTGTAGATATTCTGACCGGCAAAGCCTATTACTTCAACAAGGGCGAAAGCGGAGAATTTGAAATTCAGGATATGCCTTCCGAATTGGCAGATCAGGTAGCGCAGTATAAGGAAGAACTCGTTGAACGTGTCGCTGAATCCAACGATGCTCTTCTGGAAAAATATCTTGAAGAGGGAGAACTGAGTCCCGAAGAAGTCAAGAACGGACTGCGCGGAGCCGTGGTTTCCCAGAAACTGGTTCCCATAACCTGCGGTTCGGGTACCGGAAACCTTGCCATTCAGCCGCTCATGGATCTGATTGTGGACTGCTTTCCTTCCCCTCTTGATCGGGGAGAAAAGTCCGGAATGAATGCTCAAGGCGATGCCGAGGTCATCCGGCAGCCCGCTGCTGATGCTCCTTTCAGTGCCTTGGTCATAAAGACGATCAGCGATCCCTACGCCGGCCGCCTTTCCGTTATGCGGATCTTTTCTGGGACGTTGGCTCCCGACTCCACCGTCTATAATTCCACCAAGGGCTGCAAGGAACGTTTCGGGCAACTGCTCAGGCTCAAGGGGAAAAACCAGGAACCTTTGCAGATTGCTGGTCCAGGCGATATCGTCGCCGTAGCGAAGTTGAAAGAAACTACGACACAAGACACCCTGTGTTCCGAAAAAGATATCATCGTGTTTCCTCCTGTTGAACTGCCTCCGGCGATTTACTCTCTGGCCGTGGAACCCAAAAGCAAGGGTGATGAAGAAAAGATATTCTCCTCTCTTTCCCGCCTTATGGAAGAAGACCTCACTTTGAAACTGGAGAGAAAAGAAGATACAAAAGAGATGATCCTCTCCGGAATGGGTGAAATTCATATCGAAGCAACTATTGACAAGTTGAAAAGAAAGTTCGGCGTGGAAGTCAACCTGACGCTTCCCAAGGTCACCTACAAGGAGACGATCAAAGGCAAAACCAGGGTTCAGGGCAAGTACAAAAAGCAGTCCGGCGGACGTGGACAGTACGGTGACTGTTGGATCGAAATGGAACCGCTGCCTCGAGGCGAAGGTTTTCAGTTCTATGACAAGATTGTCGGCGGAGTTATCCCCAAGCAATATATTCCCGCGGTGGAAAAAGGGATCGCCGAGGCTTTGCCTGAAGGGCCTTTGGCGGGATATCCCGTGGTCGATTTCAAGGTGGATCTCGTCGATGGGTCTTTTCACCCTGTCGATTCTTCAGAAATGGCCTTCAAAATTGCGGGTTCGATGGCTTTCAAGAAAGCCGTTATGGAGGCAAAACCCACTCTTCTCGAACCCATCATGCTGATGGAAATCACGGTTCCGGACGACTGCATGGGCGACGTGATCGGAGATTTGAATTCCAGACGTGGTAGAGTGCTCGGTATGGAGAGCAAAGGCAAGAAACAGATCGTAAAAGCGAATGTTCCTCTGGCGGAAGTTCTTAAATACGCTCCGGACCTTCGTTCTATGACTGCAGGACGCGGTATGTTCACCATGAAGTTTTCCCATTATGAAGAAGTTCCCGGTCAACTTCAGGAAAAGATCATAGAGGCGTCCAAGCAAGAGGAAAAATAA
- a CDS encoding MogA/MoaB family molybdenum cofactor biosynthesis protein, translated as MGEKKFCRTTAIVTVSDRGSRGERDDISGRKLLERLNAEGFEVLYQEIVPDEISEISRVLRSYADDKKVALIITTGGTGVSPRDVTPDASLAVVERTIPGMAEAMRAASLQKTPHAMISRAVVGIRGKTLIANLPGSPKGALENLEVLLPALPHALEKIQGDTSECATR; from the coding sequence ATGGGTGAGAAAAAGTTTTGCCGTACGACTGCAATTGTTACGGTGAGTGATCGAGGATCGCGAGGGGAAAGGGACGACATTTCAGGCCGCAAACTTCTGGAACGGTTGAACGCTGAAGGATTTGAAGTGCTCTATCAGGAGATCGTTCCAGACGAAATATCTGAGATTTCCAGAGTCCTGCGTTCGTACGCGGATGACAAAAAGGTTGCATTGATCATTACCACAGGTGGGACGGGCGTGTCGCCAAGGGATGTTACTCCCGATGCTTCGCTGGCGGTGGTGGAAAGAACCATCCCCGGCATGGCGGAAGCCATGCGTGCCGCCAGCCTTCAAAAGACACCCCATGCCATGATTTCGCGGGCAGTGGTTGGCATTCGCGGTAAAACACTCATTGCAAACCTACCCGGTAGTCCCAAAGGCGCCCTCGAAAACCTGGAAGTGCTCTTGCCCGCCTTGCCCCATGCATTGGAGAAAATTCAGGGAGATACTTCCGAATGTGCCACCAGGTGA
- a CDS encoding Mut7-C RNAse domain-containing protein — protein sequence MTKYESHEKRFVVDAMLGKLAKWLRILGFDTRYERLDRPQQLEHYRKEGFYIITRKQRWMHQDHVYFLSSNDSMDQLKEVIAQIPIAFQEVRLLHRCIVCNHELERLPRDLAFGQVPDYIFETNILFFQCTKCSKVYWPGSHPKRMMERLQERLGWKSFER from the coding sequence ATGACAAAATACGAGTCACACGAAAAACGATTTGTTGTCGACGCCATGCTGGGAAAGCTCGCCAAATGGCTTCGCATTCTGGGGTTTGATACAAGATATGAGCGTTTAGACCGACCACAACAGCTGGAACATTACCGCAAGGAAGGCTTCTATATCATTACGCGTAAACAACGTTGGATGCATCAGGATCATGTTTATTTTCTGTCATCAAACGATTCCATGGATCAACTCAAAGAGGTCATTGCCCAAATTCCCATAGCTTTCCAGGAGGTTCGTCTTCTGCACAGGTGTATCGTTTGTAATCATGAATTGGAAAGACTCCCTCGCGACCTCGCTTTTGGTCAGGTTCCGGACTATATCTTTGAAACAAATATATTGTTTTTCCAATGTACAAAGTGTAGCAAGGTATATTGGCCTGGAAGCCACCCGAAGCGCATGATGGAGCGCCTTCAGGAAAGGCTGGGATGGAAAAGTTTCGAGAGATGA